The following coding sequences are from one Sciurus carolinensis chromosome 11, mSciCar1.2, whole genome shotgun sequence window:
- the Hpx gene encoding hemopexin — MARVLEALVALGILGLCWSLVIANPLPSTSAHGTVAEGETGTKPDPEHCLDGWSFDATTLDDNGTMLFFKGEIVWKSHKFIPELISERWKNSTSSVDAAFRRSDDSIFLIKGNKVWVYPPEKKERGYPKLLQDEFPGIPSPLDAAVECHRGECQDEGILFFKGNRKWFWDLATGNKKERFWPAVGNCTAALRWLGRYYCFQGNQFLRFNPVTGEVPPRYPLDARDYFMSCPGRGHGLRHRNGTAHRNGTHHGLEYTRCSPDLVLSALISDNHGATYAFSGSHYWRLDTSRDGWHSWPIAHQWPQGPSTVDAAFSWEDKLYLIQGTHVYVFLTKGGYPLVSGYPKRLEKELGSPHGMSLESVDAAFTCPGSSRLYISAGRQLWWLDLKSGAQATWTELPWPHDKVDGALCIEKSLGPNSCSANGPGLYLIHGPNLYCYSDVEKLSATKVLPQPQRMSSLLGCSHLGAF, encoded by the exons ATGGCTAGGGTACTAGAAGCACTAGTTGCACTGGGGATTTTGGGCCTGTGCTGGTCTCTGGTCATTGCCAACCCACTTCCTTC GACTAGTGCCCATGGGACTGTTGCTGAAGGCGAGACCGGAACCAAGCCAGACCCAG AACACTGCTTGGATGGCTGGAGCTTTGATGCCACTACCTTGGATGACAATGGGaccatgcttttttttaaag GGGAGATTGTGTGGAAGAGTCACAAATTCATCCCGGAGTTAATCTCAGAGAGATGGAAAAATTCCACCAGCTCTGTGGATGCTGCATTCCGCCGTAGTGACGACAGTATCTTCCTGATTAAG GGGAACAAAGTCTGGGTGTATCCTCctgaaaagaaggagagaggataTCCAAAGTTACTCCAAGATGAATTTCCTGGAATCCCATCCCCACTGGATGCAGCTGTGGAATGTCACCGTGGAGAGTGCCAAGATGAAGGGATCCTTTTCTTCAAAG GTAACCGCAAGTGGTTCTGGGACTTGGCTACGGGAAACAAAAAGGAGCGTTTCTGGCCAGCTGTGGGGAACTGCACAGCTGCCCTGCGGTGGCTTGGACGCTACTACTGCTTCCAGGGTAACCAGTTTTTGCGCTTCAACCCTGTCACGGGAGAGGTGCCTCCGAGATACCCTCTGGATGCCCGAGACTACTTCATGTCCTGCCCTGGCAGAG GTCATGGTCTTAGACACAGAAATGGAACTGCTCACAGGAATGGCACCCACCATGGCCTTGAGTACACACGCTGTAGCCCAGATCTAGTCTTATCTGCCTTGATATCTGACAACCATGGTGCCACCTATGCCTTTAGTG GGTCCCACTACTGGCGTCTGGACACCAGCCGGGATGGGTGGCACAGCTGGCCCATTGCTCATCAGTGGCCCCAGGGTCCTTCAACAGTGGATGCTGCCTTTTCCTGGGAGGATAAACTCTATCTGATCCAG GGTACCcatgtgtatgtcttcctgacaAAGGGTGGCTATCCCCTAGTGAGTGGTTATCCAAAGCGGTTAGAGAAGGAGCTTGGGAGCCCTCATGGAATGAGCCTTGAGTCTGTGGATGCAGCCTTTACCTGTCCTGGGTCTTCTCGGCTCTACATCTCTGCAG GACGGCAGCTATGGTGGCTGGACCTGAAGTCAGGAGCTCAAGCCACGTGGACAGAGCTTCCTTGGCCACATGATAAGGTTGATGGAGCCCTATGTATAGAAAAGTCCCTTGGCCCCAACTCGTGTTCTGCCAATGGTCCTGGCTTGTACCTCATCCATGGCCCCAATTTGTACTGCTACAGTGATGTGGAGAAACTTAGTGCAACCAAGGTCCTTCCTCAGCCCCAGAGAATgagcagcctcctgggctgcagtCACTTAGGAGCCTTCTGA
- the Trim3 gene encoding LOW QUALITY PROTEIN: tripartite motif-containing protein 3 (The sequence of the model RefSeq protein was modified relative to this genomic sequence to represent the inferred CDS: inserted 1 base in 1 codon; deleted 1 base in 1 codon; substituted 1 base at 1 genomic stop codon), with amino-acid sequence MAKREDSPGPEVQPMDKQFLVCSICLDRYRCPKVLPCLHTFCERCLQNYIPAQSLTLSCPVCRQTSILPEQGVSALQNNFFISSLMEAMQQAPDGAHDPEDPHPLSAVAGRPLSCPNHEGKTMEFYCEACETAMCGECRAGEHREHGTVLLXDVVEQHKAALQRQLEAVRGRXALACHQLSAAIALVGGISQQLQERKAEALAQISAAFEDLEQALQQRKQALVSDLETICGAKQKVLQSQLDTLRQGQEHIGSSCSFAEQALRLGSAPEVLLVRKHMRERLAALAAQAFPERPHENAQLELVLEVDGLRRSVLNLGALLTTSATAHETVATGEGLRQALVGQPASLTVTTKDKDGRLVRTGSAELRAEITGPDGTRIPVPVVDHKNGTYELVYTARTEGELLLSVLLYGQPVRGSPFRVRALRPGDLPPSPDDVKRRVKSPGGPGSHVRQKAVRRPSSMYSTGGKRKENPIEDELVFRVGSRGREKGEFTNLQGVSAASSGRIVVADSNNQCIQVFSNEGQFKFRFGVRGRSPGQLQRPTGVAVDTNGDIIVADYDNRWVSIFSPEGKFKTKIGAGRLMGPKGVAVDRNGHIIVVDNKSCCVFTFQPNGKLVGRFGGRGATDRHFAGPHFVAVNNKNEIVVTDFHNHSVKVYSADGEFLFKFGSHGEGNGQFNAPTGVAVDSNGTSSWLTGGNSRIQVFDSSGSFLSYINTSAEPLYGPQGLALTSDGHVVVADAGNHCFKAYRYLQ; translated from the exons ATGGCAAAGAGGGAGGACAGCCCTGGCCCAGAAGTGCAGCCAATGGACAAGCAATTCCTGGTGTGCAGCATCTGCCTGGATCGATACCGGTGCCCCAAAGTTCTGCCTTGCCTGCATACCTTCTGTGAGAG ATGTCTCCAGAACTACATCCCTGCCCAGAGCCTGACGCTGTCCTGCCCGGTGTGTCGGCAGACGTCCATCCTCCCTGAGCAGGGTGTCTCAGCACTGCAGAACAACTTCTTCATCAGCAGCCTCATGGAGGCAATGCAGCAAGCGCCCGATGGGGCCCACGACCCTGAGGACCCCCACCCCCTCAGTGCTGTGGCTGGCCGCCCTCTCTCCTGCCCCAACCATGAAGGCAAG ACGATGGAATTTTACTGTGAGGCCTGTGAGACAGCCATGTGTGGAGAGTGCCGTGCAGGGGAGCACCGGGAGCATGGCACCGTGCTGC CGGACGTGGTGGAGCAGCACAAGGCGGCCCTGCAGCGCCAGCTCGAGGCTGTGCGTGGCCGGTAGGCACTGG CTTGCCACCAGCTGTCTGCAGCTATCGCCTTAGTG GGGGGCATCAGCCAGCAGTTGCAAGAGCGCAAGGCAGAAGCCCTGGCCCAGATCAGTGCAGCCTTCGAGGACCTGGAGCAAGCGCTACAGCAGCGCAAGCAGGCTCTGGTCAGCGACTTGGAGACTATTTGTGGGGCCAAGCAGAAG GTGTTGCAAAGCCAGTTAGACACACTGCGCCAGGGTCAGGAGCACATCGGCAGTAGTTGCAGCTTCGCGGAGCAGGCCCTGCGTCTGGGCTCTGCCCCTGAGGTGTTACTGGTGCGCAAGCACATGCGAGAGAGGCTGGCAGCACTGGCAGCTCAGGCTTTCCCAGAACGGCCACATGAGAATGCACAGCTGGAACTGGTCCTTGAGGTTGATGGGCTGCGAAGATCGGTGCTTAATCTGGGCGCACTGCTCACTACCAGTGCCACTGCACATGAGACAGTGGCCACAGGCGAGGGCCTGCGCCAGGCACTAGTGGGCCAACCCGCCTCGCTCACTGTCACTACCAAAGACAAAGATGGGCGGCTGGTGCGCACAGGCAGTGCTGAGCTGCGTGCGGAGATCACAGGTCCCGACGGCACGCGCATTCCTGTGCCTGTAGTGGACCACAAGAACGGCACTTATGAGCTTGTGTACACGGCACGCACTGAAGGCGAGTTGCTCCTCTCAGTGCTGCTCTACGGACAGCCAGTGCGCGGCAGCCCCTTCCGTGTGCGTGCCCTGCGTCCTGGGGACCTGCCACCTTCCCCTGACGATGTGAAGCGCCGTGTCAAGTCCCCTGGTGGTCCAGGCAGCCATGTGCGCCAGAAGGCGGTGCGTAGGCCCAGCTCCATGTACAGCACAGGTGGCAAACGGAAGGAGAACCCAATCGAGGACGAACTCGTCTTCCGTGTTG GCAGTCGTGGAAGAGAGAAGGGTGAATTCACTAATTTACAAGGCGTGTCTGCAGCTAGCAGTGGTCGCATTGTGGTAGCAGACAGCAACAACCAATGTATCCAG GTTTTCTCCAATGAGGGCCAGTTCAAGTTCCGTTTTGGGGTCCGAGGGCGCTCACCTGGGCAGCTGCAGCGCCCCACAGGTGTGGCAGTGGACACCAATGGAGACATTATCGTGGCAGACTATGACAACCGTTGGGTCAGCATCTTCTCCCCTGAGGGCAAATTCAAG ACCAAGATTGGAGCCGGCCGCCTCATGGGGCCCAAAGGAGTCGCTGTAGACCGGAATGGACATATCATTGTGGTTGACAACAAGTCTTGCTGTGTCTTCACCTTCCAACCAAATGGCAAGCTGGTTGGACGCTTTGGGGGCCGTGGGGCTACTGACCGCCACTTCGCAG GGCCCCATTTTGTGGCTGTGAACAACAAGAATGAGATTGTAGTAACAGACTTCCATAACCATTCTGTGAAG GTATACAGTGCCGATGGAGAGTTCCTCTTCAAGTTTGGCTCCCATGGTGAAGGCAATGGGCAGTTCAACGCCCCCACAGGAGTAGCTGTGGACTCCAATGGAACATCATCGTGGCTGACTGGGGGCAACAGTCGTATCCAG GTGTTCGACAGCTCTGGCTCCTTCCTGTCCTATATCAACACATCTGCAGAGCCACTGTATGGCCCACAGGGCTTGGCACTGACCTCGGATGGCCACGTGGTGGTGGCTGATGCTGGCAACCACTGCTTTAAGGCCTATCGCTACCTCCAGTAG